Proteins found in one Sorghum bicolor cultivar BTx623 chromosome 1, Sorghum_bicolor_NCBIv3, whole genome shotgun sequence genomic segment:
- the LOC8060852 gene encoding putative gamma-glutamylcyclotransferase At3g02910: protein MVCYKWDGPGQSQLDWRHTHHQPPPPPRGSSSSSDQIFIRSIRTATGRRQSSMGAAGDPAPLVFTYGTLKRGFSNHRLLEELSASGDATLVGPAVTSARLPLVCGPYRVPFLLNLPVPAVAAAHRVRGEAYAVTPRGLARLDELEGVATGHYERLPVQVEVEVEGEGEGGTRVVEAIAYFAHRSYAGDLWRRSGEEGVPEYTHGVAAGYVRRKDRPQGQTFLDQIRVFVSS from the coding sequence ATGGTCTGCTATAAATGGGATGGGCCAGGCCAGAGCCAGTTGGATTGGCGGCACACGCACCAccaaccacctcctcctcctcgtggtTCATCGTCGTCATCAGATCAGATATTCATCAGATCGATCCGCACCGCCACCGGCCGCAGGCAATCATCTATGGGCGCGGCCGGCGACCCCGCTCCCCTGGTGTTCACGTACGGGACGCTGAAGCGCGGCTTCTCCAACCACCGCCTCCTGGAGGAGCTGTCCGCGAGCGGGGACGCCACGCTGGTGGGTCCCGCGGTGACGTCGGCGCGGCTGCCGCTGGTGTGCGGTCCCTACCGGGTGCCGTTCCTGCTCAACCTCCCGGTCCCGGCTGTCGCCGCCGCGCACCGCGTGCGCGGGGAGGCGTACGCGGTGACGCCACGCGGGCTGGCGCGGCTGGACGAGCTGGAAGGCGTCGCGACGGGCCACTACGAGCGGCTGCCCGTGCAAGTCGAGGTCGAGgtcgagggcgagggcgagggcgggACGAGGGTGGTGGAGGCGATCGCCTACTTCGCGCACCGGAGCTACGCGGGCGACCTGTGGCGGCGGAGCGGGGAGGAGGGCGTACCCGAGTACACCCACGGCGTGGCGGCGGGGTATGTCCGGCGCAAGGACCGGCCCCAAGGGCAGACGTTCCTGGACCAGATCCGGGTCTTCGTATCCTCCTAA
- the LOC8060851 gene encoding probable ADP-ribosylation factor GTPase-activating protein AGD8: MATAFDAFTDKNAVFRRLKAKPENKMCFDCNAKNPTWASVTYGIFLCLDCSAVHRSLGVHITFVRSTNLDSWTPDQLKMMAFGGNNRAHAFFKQHGWTDGGKVEAKYTSRAAELYRQMLNKEVAKSAMTDNALPSSPVTSEASKPSDDFPEFKLPDVPAPLAENLNGKHEPKSPKAAPRSPKAATHPTFATSVKKPIGAKKVGAKTGGLGVRKLTTKPNESLYEQKPEEPKPAVPALAASTTAKGGPSLHSRFEYVENVPSADLRTGGSGSRVTGHVAPPKSSDFFQEYGMGNGFQKKSSNASKTQIEETDEARKKFSNAKAISSSQFFGTQNREEKEAQLSLQKFAGSSSISSADLFGRNDVDNSNLDLSAADLINRISFQASQDLSSLKDIAGETGKKLTSLASNFISDLDRIL, encoded by the exons ATGGCGACGGCCTTCGATGCCTTCACCGACAAGAACGCCGTCTTCCGCCGCCTCAAGGCCAAGCCCGAGAACAAG ATGTGCTTCGACTGCAACGCTAAGAACCCCACCTGGGCCTCCGTCACCTACGGCATCTTCCTCTGCCTCGACTGCTCCGCCGTCCACCGGAGCCTCGGGGTCCACATCACCTTCGTCAG GTCAACGAACCTTGACTCATGGACTCCTGACCAGCTGAAGATGATGGCTTTCGGAGGCAACAACCGGGCACATGCTTTCTTCAAGCAGCATGGATGGACCGATGGTGGAAAGGTTGAGGCAAAGTACACATCGAGAGCTGCTGAACTGTACAGGCAGATGCTTAACAAGGAGGTCGCTAAGAGTGCCATGACTGATAATGCCCTGCCATCCTCACCTGTCACATCTGAGGCTTCCAAGCCATCCGATGATTTCCCTGAATTCAAGCTCCCAGATGTGCCAGCACCACTGGCAGAGAATCTGAATGGGAAGCATGAGCCCAAGTCCCCCAAAGCCGCTCCCCGTTCACCAAAAGCTGCTACTCATCCCACCTTTGCCACTTCTGTAAAGAAGCCCATTGGTGCAAAGAAGGTTGGAGCCAAGACTGGAGGGCTTGGTGTTCGAAAGCTTACTACAAAG CCAAATGAAAGCCTGTATGAGCAGAAACCAGAAGAGCCAAAACCTGCTGTACCTGCCTTGGCTGCTTCAACTACAGCAAAAGGTGGTCCATCCTTACATTCACGTTTTGAATACGTGGAGAATGTGCCATCAGCTGATTTGAGAACTGGCGGATCTGGATCTCGTGTGACTGGCCATGTAGCCCCACCAAAATCATCAGACTTCTTTCAAGAGTATGGGATGGGTAATGGGTTCCAAAAAAAATCTAGCAATGCCTCAAAAACTCAG ATTGAGGAAACTGATGAAGCAAGGAAAAAGTTCTCTAATGCTAAGGCAATTTCGTCATCTCAGTTTTTTGGTACTCAAAACAGAGAAGAGAAAGAAGCTCAACTATCCCTTCAGAAATTTGCG GGTTCTTCATCCATTTCAAGCGCTGATCTTTTTGGTCGCAATGATGTGGACAATTCTAACCTCGACCTAAGTGCTGCCGATCTCATCAACAGAATATCTTTCCAG GCTTCACAGGATCTGTCTTCACTCAAGGATATAGCTGGGGAGACTGGAAAGAAGCTGACATCTTTGGCCTCCAATTTCATCAGCGACCTGGACAGAATCCTTTGA